Proteins encoded together in one Mycolicibacter minnesotensis window:
- a CDS encoding NAD(P)/FAD-dependent oxidoreductase, with product MSGVLIVGAGLAAVRTTEQLRRNGFDGPITVVGAEDHPPYDRPPLSKQMLRGEIHDVALKPAEFYGQHQITLRLGVPALGIDAAAHTVALADGETLGYDQLVIATGLVPQRIAAFEDLDGSYVLRSLDDCAALRSHAASARRAVVIGAGFIGCEVAASLRGLGVQVVLVEPQAAPLAGVLGDQAGALIARLHRDEGVDVRTGVTVDAVAGGEAVESVTLSDGSVIEADLVVVGIGSRPATEWLRSSGIDVADGVVCDAVGRTSAPDVWAIGDVACWRAADGAQVRVEHWSNVAEQAKILVAAMLDLDSAPSPGVPYFWSDQYDVKIQCLGHPRAGDTVHLVEDDCRRFVAYYERDGVLVAVVAAGVPEKIRTARAGIAAGVAISEVLQPA from the coding sequence GTGAGCGGAGTGCTCATCGTCGGGGCAGGCCTGGCAGCGGTCCGCACCACAGAACAGCTCCGCCGCAATGGCTTTGATGGCCCAATCACCGTCGTCGGCGCCGAAGACCACCCTCCCTATGACCGCCCGCCACTGTCGAAGCAGATGCTGCGGGGCGAGATCCACGACGTGGCCCTCAAACCGGCAGAGTTCTACGGGCAGCATCAGATCACCTTGCGCCTCGGGGTCCCGGCTCTTGGTATCGACGCCGCGGCGCACACCGTGGCTCTGGCCGACGGTGAGACCCTCGGCTACGACCAGCTGGTGATCGCCACCGGCCTTGTTCCCCAACGCATTGCGGCGTTCGAAGACCTGGACGGCAGCTACGTGCTGCGCTCGCTCGACGACTGCGCCGCGCTGCGCAGCCACGCTGCGAGTGCGCGCCGGGCGGTGGTGATCGGTGCAGGGTTCATCGGCTGCGAGGTGGCGGCCAGTCTGCGTGGCCTGGGTGTGCAGGTGGTGCTGGTGGAACCTCAGGCCGCACCCCTGGCGGGTGTGCTCGGCGACCAGGCTGGGGCGTTGATCGCCCGGTTGCACCGCGACGAGGGCGTCGACGTGCGCACCGGCGTGACCGTGGATGCGGTCGCCGGCGGCGAGGCTGTCGAGTCGGTGACACTGTCCGACGGTTCGGTGATCGAGGCTGACCTCGTGGTGGTCGGGATCGGGTCACGACCAGCCACCGAATGGCTGCGCAGCAGCGGTATCGACGTGGCCGACGGTGTTGTCTGCGACGCGGTCGGGCGGACCAGCGCCCCGGACGTGTGGGCGATCGGCGACGTGGCGTGCTGGCGGGCCGCCGACGGGGCTCAGGTCCGCGTCGAGCACTGGAGCAATGTCGCCGAGCAGGCGAAGATCCTGGTGGCGGCGATGCTGGACCTCGACTCGGCACCCAGCCCGGGGGTGCCCTACTTCTGGAGCGACCAGTACGACGTCAAGATCCAGTGCCTAGGCCATCCGCGGGCCGGCGACACCGTGCATCTGGTCGAAGACGACTGCCGCCGATTCGTGGCCTACTACGAGCGCGACGGTGTGCTGGTGGCAGTCGTGGCAGCCGGCGTCCCGGAGAAGATCCGAACCGCGCGCGCGGGGATCGCCGCCGGAGTGGCCATCTCCGAGGTGCTGCAGCCTGCTTAG
- a CDS encoding alkane 1-monooxygenase, whose protein sequence is MSTEMASEPKLWQDKKRHLWLLGLVAPTMLFLVLPLIWAMNQAGWQTASQAALWVGPFLIYLLLPTLDLWIGADGQNPPDEVMATLENDKYYRYATYAYIPFQYATAIFGAYLFTASDLGWLGYDGSLGWLGKIGVALSAATVAGVGINTAHELGHKRESLERWLAKITLAQVCYGHFYVEHNRGHHVRVATPEDPASARFGETFWEFLPRSVVGGIRSAWELEAQRVRRTGKSPWNPRTWADNDVLNALAMSVLFWGVLIAVFGVALVPYVLINAIYGSSLLESVNYLEHYGLVRQKQASGRYERCTPQHSWNSDHMVTNLFLYHLQRHSDHHANPTRRYQTLRSFDDSPNLPAGYGALIGVTYFPPVWRKLMDHRVLAHYNGDITRANISPRRREKILARYQVPA, encoded by the coding sequence ATGAGCACCGAGATGGCCAGCGAACCGAAGCTCTGGCAGGACAAGAAACGTCACCTATGGCTGTTAGGCCTGGTCGCGCCCACCATGCTGTTTCTGGTGCTGCCGCTCATCTGGGCGATGAACCAGGCCGGCTGGCAGACCGCGTCACAGGCGGCGTTGTGGGTCGGGCCGTTCCTGATCTACCTGCTGCTTCCGACGCTGGACCTCTGGATCGGCGCCGACGGGCAGAATCCGCCAGATGAGGTGATGGCGACCCTGGAGAACGACAAGTACTACCGCTACGCCACCTACGCCTACATCCCCTTCCAGTACGCCACCGCCATCTTCGGCGCCTACCTGTTCACCGCCTCGGATCTGGGCTGGCTGGGATACGACGGGTCACTGGGCTGGCTGGGCAAGATCGGGGTGGCGCTCTCCGCGGCGACCGTGGCCGGGGTCGGTATCAACACCGCCCACGAGCTGGGCCACAAGCGGGAGTCGCTGGAGCGCTGGCTGGCCAAGATCACGCTGGCCCAGGTCTGCTACGGCCACTTCTACGTCGAGCACAACCGCGGCCATCACGTCCGGGTGGCAACCCCGGAGGACCCGGCGTCGGCCCGCTTCGGTGAGACGTTCTGGGAGTTCCTGCCGCGCAGCGTGGTCGGCGGCATCCGCTCGGCGTGGGAGCTGGAAGCCCAACGGGTCCGCCGGACCGGTAAGAGCCCGTGGAACCCGCGGACCTGGGCGGACAACGACGTACTCAACGCCCTGGCGATGTCGGTGCTGTTCTGGGGCGTGCTGATCGCGGTGTTCGGGGTCGCGCTGGTGCCCTACGTGCTGATCAACGCCATCTACGGGTCGTCGCTGCTGGAGTCGGTGAACTACCTGGAGCACTACGGACTGGTGCGCCAGAAGCAGGCCAGCGGCCGCTACGAGCGCTGCACACCGCAGCACAGCTGGAACTCCGACCACATGGTCACCAACCTGTTCCTCTACCACCTGCAGCGGCACAGCGACCACCACGCCAACCCCACTCGGCGCTACCAGACCCTGCGCAGCTTCGACGACTCGCCGAACCTGCCGGCCGGCTATGGCGCACTCATCGGGGTCACCTACTTCCCGCCGGTGTGGCGCAAGCTGATGGACCACCGGGTGCTCGCGCACTACAACGGCGACATCACCCGAGCAAACATCTCGCCGCGCCGCCGCGAGAAGATCCTGGCCCGCTACCAGGTACCGGCCTGA
- the recR gene encoding recombination mediator RecR, with amino-acid sequence MFEGPVQDLIDELGKLPGIGPKSAQRIAFHLLSVEPPEIDRLTAVLTKVRDGVQFCEVCGNVADAQRCRICGDARRDVAQICVVEEPKDVAAIERTREFRGRYHVLGGALDPLSGIGPEQLRVRELLNRVGERIDGVDVSEVIIATDPNTEGEATATYLVRVLRDIPGLSVTRLASGLPMGGDLEFADELTLGRAFTGRRAMA; translated from the coding sequence GTGTTTGAGGGTCCGGTTCAGGACCTGATCGACGAGCTGGGCAAGCTGCCGGGCATCGGCCCCAAGAGTGCCCAGCGGATCGCGTTTCATCTGCTGTCGGTGGAGCCGCCGGAGATCGACCGACTTACCGCCGTTTTGACCAAGGTCCGCGATGGGGTGCAGTTCTGTGAGGTCTGCGGCAACGTCGCCGACGCGCAGCGCTGCCGGATCTGCGGGGACGCGCGCCGCGACGTCGCCCAGATCTGCGTCGTCGAAGAGCCCAAGGATGTGGCGGCCATCGAGCGCACCCGGGAGTTCCGGGGTCGCTATCACGTGCTCGGTGGTGCGCTGGATCCCTTGTCGGGGATCGGGCCGGAGCAGCTGCGGGTGCGTGAGCTGCTGAATCGGGTCGGGGAGCGCATCGACGGGGTCGACGTCAGTGAGGTGATCATCGCCACCGACCCCAACACCGAGGGCGAGGCCACTGCCACCTACCTCGTGCGGGTGCTGCGTGACATCCCCGGATTGAGCGTGACGCGTCTGGCGTCCGGGTTGCCGATGGGTGGTGATCTGGAGTTCGCTGACGAGCTGACCCTGGGCCGGGCCTTCACCGGCCGGCGCGCCATGGCCTGA
- a CDS encoding PucR family transcriptional regulator — translation MTDQSDVAEAAIGISQRLYDRLSETIAVIEDMVARESPDLTTDSSLLQLLHETVSANVDAYFSAIRHNIPVADIAAPPVALEHARRLAQRGVPVNALVRGYRLGHSVALQLVLTEIRSAELEPDLSLSVLGAMSALMFGYIDEMSQQVSAVYQAERERWLESRNAVRALRVREILADDSRDVDAMTTAIRYPLRRTHAAVVVWYPDPGVDRLAAAEAFVKHLADALPVQGSPLFVPADSTTGWAWLPLQSAAGAAVVEQIRTFAQNADGEPWVAIGEPLPGIEGFRRSHQQALAAHTLAVASGSSMNRVSAASDPGLGAAALLGADNVAAARAWVAEVLGPLACDTEADGRLRETLRVFLRTGSSFKAAGEQLHLHVNTVKYRVQRAGERRGRPITEDRLDVEIALLLCQWYGAAVLSSQDE, via the coding sequence ATGACCGATCAGAGCGACGTTGCCGAGGCCGCGATCGGCATTTCGCAGCGGCTCTACGACCGGCTGTCCGAGACCATCGCCGTCATCGAGGACATGGTCGCCAGGGAATCCCCGGACCTGACCACTGATTCGTCACTGCTGCAGCTCCTGCACGAGACGGTGTCGGCGAACGTCGACGCGTACTTCTCGGCGATCCGCCACAACATTCCGGTAGCCGACATCGCGGCGCCGCCGGTGGCTTTGGAGCACGCGCGACGGCTGGCGCAGCGCGGAGTTCCGGTCAACGCCCTGGTGCGCGGCTATCGGCTGGGCCATTCCGTGGCGTTGCAGCTGGTACTGACCGAGATTCGTTCTGCAGAACTGGAACCCGACCTGAGCCTGAGCGTGCTCGGTGCCATGTCAGCGCTCATGTTCGGCTACATCGATGAGATGTCACAGCAGGTGTCCGCCGTCTATCAGGCTGAGCGGGAACGCTGGCTGGAGAGCCGAAATGCGGTGCGCGCATTGCGGGTCCGCGAGATCCTCGCCGACGACAGCCGAGACGTCGATGCCATGACGACCGCGATCCGCTATCCGCTGCGCCGCACCCACGCCGCCGTTGTGGTGTGGTATCCCGACCCCGGCGTCGACAGATTGGCGGCCGCGGAGGCCTTCGTCAAACACCTGGCGGACGCACTGCCGGTGCAGGGTTCGCCGTTGTTCGTCCCGGCCGACAGCACCACCGGGTGGGCCTGGCTTCCACTGCAGTCGGCGGCCGGAGCGGCTGTGGTGGAACAGATTCGAACCTTCGCGCAGAACGCCGACGGCGAACCCTGGGTGGCCATCGGTGAACCCTTGCCCGGAATAGAGGGTTTCCGCCGATCGCATCAGCAGGCGCTGGCGGCGCACACCCTGGCGGTGGCCTCCGGCTCCAGCATGAATCGGGTCAGTGCCGCCAGTGACCCCGGGCTGGGCGCAGCGGCCCTGCTCGGAGCCGACAACGTGGCTGCCGCGCGGGCCTGGGTCGCCGAGGTCCTGGGCCCGCTGGCCTGCGATACCGAAGCCGACGGTCGACTGCGCGAGACCCTGCGCGTGTTTCTGCGAACCGGATCCAGCTTCAAGGCTGCCGGCGAGCAACTCCACCTCCATGTCAACACCGTCAAGTACCGGGTCCAGCGGGCGGGCGAGCGGCGCGGGCGCCCGATCACCGAGGATCGGCTGGATGTGGAGATCGCCCTGCTGCTGTGTCAGTGGTACGGGGCTGCGGTGTTGTCTTCACAGGACGAATAG
- a CDS encoding alpha/beta hydrolase fold domain-containing protein, whose product MLDEVVENGPSLAGQLVGLAARLSIRPILAVGAQLPNAPWPWGLLDHAARVVPSAPGSVRRTVRLPKCTARLVRAAGVRPADGRGRVVLYLHGGAFLTCGVNTHDRMVTTLSKYADSPALVVGYRMIPKHSIGAAIDDCYDGYQWLRSQGYAPDQIVVAGDSAGGYLALALAVRLLDEAEQPAAVVCLSPLTQIAKASRREHPNSATDAMFPAKAFDALVDLIAHAARRRGADGTREEIFEPLDHIESGLCPTLIHVSGSEAMLHDATLVARSLAGVGVPVQLRVWPGQMHVFQIAPIVPEANRSLRQIGAYIREVTDWMAVPEGVDDYVVIP is encoded by the coding sequence ATGCTGGACGAGGTTGTGGAGAACGGACCCAGCCTTGCCGGTCAGCTGGTCGGGCTGGCCGCCCGGCTCAGCATTCGACCCATCCTTGCCGTCGGTGCCCAACTGCCGAACGCGCCATGGCCATGGGGCCTGTTGGACCACGCTGCCCGGGTCGTCCCCTCCGCCCCGGGCAGCGTTCGACGCACGGTTCGGCTGCCGAAGTGCACGGCACGACTGGTCCGTGCCGCCGGGGTCAGGCCAGCCGACGGTAGGGGCCGCGTGGTGCTGTATCTGCACGGCGGCGCCTTCTTGACGTGCGGTGTGAACACCCACGACCGGATGGTCACCACGCTGTCGAAGTATGCGGACAGCCCGGCGTTGGTGGTCGGTTACCGGATGATCCCCAAGCACTCCATCGGCGCGGCGATCGACGACTGCTATGACGGCTACCAGTGGCTGCGGAGTCAGGGATACGCGCCTGATCAGATTGTGGTGGCCGGCGATTCCGCGGGCGGTTACCTGGCGTTGGCACTGGCGGTACGGCTGCTCGATGAGGCGGAACAGCCCGCTGCCGTGGTCTGCTTGTCGCCGTTGACCCAGATCGCCAAGGCGTCGCGGCGCGAGCACCCCAACAGTGCCACCGATGCGATGTTCCCCGCCAAGGCCTTCGACGCGTTGGTCGACCTGATCGCCCATGCCGCCAGGCGCAGGGGCGCCGACGGCACGCGCGAGGAGATCTTCGAACCGCTCGACCACATCGAGTCAGGGTTGTGCCCCACCCTGATCCACGTGTCCGGTTCCGAGGCCATGCTGCACGACGCGACGCTGGTGGCGCGCAGCCTGGCCGGGGTCGGCGTTCCGGTTCAGCTGCGGGTGTGGCCCGGTCAGATGCACGTGTTCCAGATCGCGCCGATAGTTCCGGAGGCCAACCGCTCGCTGCGTCAGATCGGCGCCTACATCCGTGAAGTGACCGATTGGATGGCGGTCCCGGAGGGTGTCGACGACTACGTGGTGATCCCGTAG
- a CDS encoding Mur ligase family protein translates to MITARGRLALAAGASARWASRMTGRGAGAMIGGLIAMNLDRSILRQLATGRRTAIVTGTNGKSTTTRMLAAALRDLGPVATNSEGANMDAGLVSALAADRTAQLAALEVDEMHVPHVADAVSPAVVVLLNLSRDQLDRVGEINAVERALRGGLARHPETVVVANCDDVLMASAAYDCPNVVWVAARAGWAGDSVSCPRSGEVIDRHDGHWHSTGSEFSRPTPQWWFDDDALYGPDGLVLPMRLALPGTVNRGNAAQAVAAAVALGADPATAVAAVSAVDEVAGRYRSVRVGEHTVRMLLAKNPAGWQEALSMVDKHAAGVVIAVNGQVPDGEDLSWLWDVRFEHFDDTTVVAAGERGTDLAVRLGYAGVQHTLVHDTLAAIASCPPGPVEVVANYTAFLALQRRLGDG, encoded by the coding sequence ATGATCACCGCCCGCGGACGCCTGGCGCTGGCCGCCGGCGCCAGCGCCCGGTGGGCATCGCGCATGACCGGCCGCGGGGCAGGAGCAATGATCGGCGGTCTGATCGCGATGAACCTCGATCGCTCGATCCTGCGCCAGCTCGCCACCGGGCGGCGCACCGCTATCGTCACCGGCACCAACGGCAAGTCCACCACCACCCGGATGCTCGCCGCCGCACTGCGCGACCTGGGCCCGGTGGCCACCAACTCCGAAGGCGCCAACATGGACGCCGGCCTGGTATCGGCGCTGGCCGCCGACCGGACCGCACAGCTGGCGGCGCTCGAGGTCGACGAGATGCACGTACCGCATGTCGCCGACGCGGTGTCACCGGCCGTGGTGGTGCTGCTCAACCTGTCGCGGGATCAGCTGGACCGGGTCGGTGAGATCAACGCCGTGGAGCGTGCCCTGCGGGGCGGCCTGGCCCGGCATCCCGAGACCGTGGTGGTCGCCAACTGCGACGACGTGCTGATGGCATCGGCGGCCTACGACTGCCCCAACGTGGTGTGGGTCGCCGCCCGAGCGGGGTGGGCGGGCGACTCGGTCAGCTGCCCGCGCAGTGGCGAGGTGATCGACCGCCACGACGGTCATTGGCACTCCACCGGAAGCGAGTTCAGCCGCCCCACCCCCCAGTGGTGGTTCGACGACGACGCGCTCTACGGACCCGACGGGCTGGTACTGCCGATGCGACTGGCACTGCCCGGCACCGTCAACCGCGGAAACGCCGCCCAGGCCGTCGCCGCCGCGGTAGCTCTCGGTGCTGATCCGGCCACCGCGGTAGCCGCGGTCTCGGCGGTCGACGAAGTGGCCGGCCGCTACCGCAGCGTGCGGGTCGGCGAGCACACAGTGCGGATGCTGCTGGCCAAGAATCCGGCCGGCTGGCAGGAAGCGCTGTCGATGGTGGACAAGCACGCCGCCGGGGTGGTGATCGCGGTCAACGGCCAGGTGCCCGACGGCGAAGACTTGTCCTGGCTGTGGGATGTGCGCTTCGAACACTTCGACGACACGACCGTGGTGGCGGCCGGCGAGCGCGGCACCGATCTGGCCGTGCGGTTGGGCTACGCCGGGGTACAGCACACCCTGGTGCACGACACCCTGGCGGCGATCGCATCCTGCCCGCCCGGGCCGGTGGAGGTGGTCGCCAACTACACGGCCTTCCTGGCGCTGCAGCGGAGGTTGGGTGATGGCTGA
- a CDS encoding sigma-54-dependent Fis family transcriptional regulator — translation MAGDDNPLLRVGADRVASPEPGGPIAAGVSEVIIASWERSRDAGVDVVRPISTYSDEIDTDSLLARCARPVMDQLRDDISTSELPLAVGLTDRRVRVVARVDSCAAATPLFDRVQYAPGFDFSESAVGTNGAGTVFESGQAVSIVGPEHYSESLTSFAAGGAPILDPVTGRVEGVVAIATLADAWSPAMQALVKTAAREIGRNLLLDRGQAQQAVFEAYLRVTARSARAAVFAFGAALQIANPAAQQMFDAGEQQVLRDHATFLLAHKERASDTLLLPGSQRLVRIRGVRVFAGAQIAGMLVIAEPATSRRAGAAGEPAGSGLLPLGVPTLFGSLEPLAGGRSPAWVRACGELREALDRQTPVLLIGEAGVGKFTLATQLFRSVYPGARIVTVDAGQGATDGPDSPLPDESDQPTLYVARNIDQADAEGIGTLDEYFAQVESLDSPSWRVATVSHDPAGSPPALGALLGHFDAAITVPPLRYRTDDLPGITAALLRGIAAERRVRLSPAAHRLIGRYSWPGNISQLRDALEHALRQRQVGELTDTDLPGYCQSVSRRALTQLEAIERDAIVAALRQAGGNRVAAAAQLGMSRSSLYRKLKTYGITT, via the coding sequence ATGGCCGGGGATGACAACCCCCTGCTGAGGGTGGGCGCCGACCGGGTGGCCTCCCCGGAACCCGGCGGTCCCATCGCAGCAGGCGTCTCGGAGGTGATCATCGCTTCGTGGGAGCGCAGCCGGGACGCCGGCGTCGACGTCGTCCGCCCCATCAGCACCTACAGCGATGAGATCGACACCGATTCGCTGCTGGCGCGCTGCGCGCGGCCGGTTATGGACCAGCTCAGAGATGACATCTCCACTTCCGAGCTGCCCTTGGCGGTGGGCCTGACCGACCGCAGGGTGCGTGTCGTTGCGCGAGTCGACTCCTGCGCGGCGGCCACTCCCCTGTTCGACCGCGTCCAATACGCGCCCGGATTCGACTTTTCCGAGTCGGCCGTGGGCACCAACGGCGCCGGGACCGTCTTCGAGTCGGGCCAAGCCGTCAGCATCGTCGGCCCTGAGCATTACAGCGAAAGCCTGACGTCCTTCGCAGCCGGTGGTGCCCCGATCCTCGACCCGGTCACCGGACGCGTCGAGGGCGTGGTCGCCATCGCCACCCTCGCCGACGCCTGGAGTCCGGCGATGCAGGCCCTGGTCAAGACGGCCGCCCGGGAGATCGGCCGCAATCTGCTGCTCGACCGCGGCCAGGCCCAACAGGCAGTCTTCGAGGCCTATCTGCGCGTCACCGCCCGCTCGGCACGGGCGGCGGTCTTCGCGTTCGGGGCGGCCCTGCAGATCGCCAACCCGGCCGCCCAACAGATGTTCGACGCCGGCGAGCAACAGGTGCTCCGCGACCACGCGACCTTCCTGTTAGCCCACAAAGAACGTGCCAGCGACACCCTGCTCCTGCCGGGAAGTCAACGCCTGGTGCGCATTCGCGGCGTCCGCGTCTTCGCCGGCGCCCAGATCGCCGGGATGCTGGTGATCGCCGAACCGGCGACGTCGCGGCGGGCCGGGGCCGCTGGAGAACCCGCCGGGTCCGGCCTGCTGCCACTTGGTGTGCCCACGCTGTTCGGCTCGCTGGAGCCCCTGGCCGGGGGCCGCTCGCCGGCCTGGGTGCGGGCCTGTGGCGAACTGCGCGAAGCACTCGATCGCCAGACACCTGTGCTACTGATCGGCGAGGCCGGGGTGGGCAAGTTCACCCTGGCCACACAGCTTTTCCGGTCCGTCTACCCCGGCGCACGCATCGTGACGGTGGACGCCGGACAGGGCGCGACCGACGGCCCGGACAGCCCCCTGCCCGACGAGTCGGACCAGCCCACCCTGTACGTCGCGCGCAACATCGACCAGGCAGACGCGGAGGGAATCGGCACGCTGGACGAGTACTTCGCGCAGGTCGAATCACTCGACTCGCCCAGCTGGAGGGTCGCCACCGTGTCGCACGACCCGGCCGGTTCGCCGCCGGCACTCGGCGCACTCCTGGGTCATTTCGACGCAGCGATCACGGTGCCCCCACTGCGCTACCGCACCGACGACCTGCCGGGCATCACCGCCGCACTGCTGCGCGGGATCGCGGCCGAACGCCGGGTGCGACTGAGCCCGGCAGCGCACCGGCTCATCGGCCGCTATTCGTGGCCGGGCAACATCTCGCAGCTGCGGGACGCCCTGGAGCATGCCCTGCGCCAACGCCAGGTCGGCGAACTCACCGACACAGATCTGCCCGGCTACTGCCAGAGCGTGTCCCGCCGCGCCCTGACTCAGCTCGAAGCGATCGAACGCGACGCCATCGTCGCGGCCCTGCGGCAGGCCGGCGGCAACCGGGTCGCTGCCGCAGCGCAGCTGGGTATGTCACGGTCAAGCCTGTACCGCAAGCTGAAGACCTACGGGATCACCACGTAG
- a CDS encoding type 1 glutamine amidotransferase, with protein MADPVRIGLVLPDVMGTYGDGGNAVVLRQRLLLRGIAAEIVEITLAEPVPESLDLYTLGGAEDYAQRLATRHLITHPGLQRAAARGAPVLAICAAIQVLGHWYETSAGERVDGVGLLDVTTSPQESRTIGEVVATPLLAGLSAPLTGFENHRGGTVLGPDAAPLSAVTKGAGNRAGDGFDGAVQGSVVATYLHGPCLARNPELADLLLSKVVGELTPLELPEVDVLRRERLAAPRRV; from the coding sequence ATGGCTGATCCGGTTCGGATCGGGCTGGTGCTGCCCGACGTGATGGGGACCTACGGTGACGGCGGCAACGCGGTGGTGCTGCGGCAGCGCCTGCTGCTGCGCGGGATCGCCGCGGAGATCGTCGAGATCACGCTGGCCGAACCGGTGCCGGAGTCCTTGGACCTCTACACCCTGGGCGGCGCCGAGGACTACGCGCAGCGCCTGGCCACCCGGCATCTGATCACCCACCCGGGGCTACAGCGCGCGGCGGCGCGTGGCGCGCCGGTGCTGGCGATCTGTGCGGCCATTCAGGTGCTCGGGCACTGGTATGAGACCTCGGCCGGAGAACGCGTCGACGGGGTCGGGCTACTGGATGTGACCACCTCTCCGCAGGAGTCGCGCACCATCGGCGAGGTGGTCGCCACGCCGCTGCTGGCGGGATTGTCGGCACCCCTGACCGGCTTCGAAAACCACCGCGGCGGCACCGTGCTGGGGCCGGACGCCGCGCCGCTGAGTGCGGTCACCAAGGGCGCCGGAAACCGGGCCGGCGATGGCTTCGACGGCGCGGTGCAGGGCAGCGTGGTCGCCACCTACCTGCACGGGCCGTGCCTGGCCCGCAACCCCGAACTGGCCGACCTGCTGCTGTCGAAGGTGGTCGGCGAGCTGACACCTCTGGAGCTGCCGGAAGTCGACGTGCTGCGCCGCGAAAGGCTCGCCGCACCCCGCCGAGTCTGA
- a CDS encoding DEDDh family exonuclease yields the protein MSARWGRPAHETGDGWVVVDVETSGFRPGQARVLSVAALALDADGRVEQAVSHLLNPGTDPGPTHVHGLTAEMLVGQPQFADVVDEVAALLTGRTLVAHNVAFDYTFLAAEAEMAGVALPVDSVMCTLELTRRLDLGLPNLRLQTLAAHWGVVQTRAHDALDDARVLAGVLEPALRRARERDVWLPVRPVTRRRWPNGRITHEELRPLKSLASRMPCAYLNPGRYVRGRPLVQGMRVALSAECTRTHEELVERILYAGLAYSDVVDTHTSLVICNDERPEQGKGYLAHELGVPTVSDRDFMACVDRVGGVVTGTGIEEFVDAGAAGEQISLF from the coding sequence ATGAGTGCGCGGTGGGGCCGCCCGGCCCACGAAACCGGCGACGGCTGGGTCGTTGTCGACGTGGAGACGTCGGGGTTTCGGCCGGGGCAGGCTCGGGTGCTCAGCGTCGCCGCGCTGGCGCTCGACGCCGATGGCCGCGTGGAGCAGGCGGTGTCGCACCTGCTCAATCCCGGCACCGACCCCGGACCCACGCATGTGCATGGGCTTACCGCCGAGATGCTGGTCGGCCAGCCGCAGTTCGCCGATGTGGTCGATGAGGTTGCGGCGCTGCTGACCGGGCGCACGCTGGTGGCCCACAATGTGGCGTTTGACTACACCTTCCTGGCGGCCGAGGCGGAGATGGCCGGCGTCGCGCTGCCCGTCGACTCGGTGATGTGCACGTTGGAACTCACTCGACGGCTGGACCTGGGTCTGCCGAACCTGCGGTTGCAGACGTTGGCCGCGCACTGGGGTGTGGTCCAGACCCGTGCGCACGATGCGCTCGATGATGCGCGGGTGCTGGCCGGCGTGCTGGAACCTGCGCTGCGACGGGCGCGTGAGCGTGACGTGTGGCTCCCGGTGCGACCGGTGACCCGGCGGCGCTGGCCCAACGGCCGGATCACCCACGAGGAGTTGCGGCCGCTGAAGTCGCTGGCGTCGCGGATGCCCTGTGCCTATCTGAATCCCGGCCGCTACGTGCGGGGACGACCATTGGTGCAGGGCATGCGGGTGGCGTTGTCGGCGGAGTGCACCCGCACCCACGAGGAACTCGTTGAGCGCATCTTGTATGCCGGGCTGGCGTACAGCGATGTCGTCGACACGCACACCTCGCTGGTGATCTGCAACGACGAGCGGCCCGAACAGGGCAAGGGCTACCTGGCGCACGAACTCGGTGTTCCGACGGTCTCCGACCGCGACTTCATGGCGTGCGTCGACCGCGTCGGCGGGGTCGTCACGGGCACCGGCATCGAGGAATTTGTCGATGCCGGGGCGGCGGGCGAGCAGATCTCGCTGTTTTAA
- a CDS encoding rubredoxin, which produces MAGYACPGCGYVYHEATGEPREGFPAGTPWQQIPEDWACPDCAVREKLDFQPTGAN; this is translated from the coding sequence ATGGCCGGGTACGCATGCCCGGGCTGCGGCTACGTCTACCACGAGGCAACCGGAGAACCCCGTGAAGGGTTTCCGGCCGGCACACCCTGGCAGCAGATCCCCGAAGACTGGGCCTGCCCCGACTGCGCGGTACGCGAGAAGCTGGATTTCCAACCGACCGGAGCGAACTGA
- a CDS encoding rubredoxin: MSDYKLFRCLQCGFEYDEALGWLEDGIEPGTRWAEIPEDWSCPDCGAAKADFEMVEVVRP; encoded by the coding sequence ATGAGCGACTACAAACTGTTTCGGTGCCTGCAGTGCGGTTTCGAGTACGACGAGGCGCTGGGCTGGCTCGAGGACGGTATCGAGCCCGGCACGCGGTGGGCTGAGATCCCTGAGGACTGGAGCTGCCCGGACTGCGGCGCCGCGAAGGCCGACTTCGAGATGGTGGAAGTGGTCCGGCCGTGA